One Meiothermus sp. QL-1 DNA segment encodes these proteins:
- the uvrA gene encoding excinuclease ABC subunit UvrA — protein sequence MDRIVVRGAREHNLKNISLELPRGKFIVITGVSGSGKSTLAFDTIYAEGQRRYVESLSSYARQFLGVMEKPEVESIEGLSPAISIDQKTTSHNPRSTVGTVTEVHDYLRLLFARVGTAYCPHCGRPIERQSASEITDRLFRRPEGTRAILMAPLVRGRKGEYRKEFQQLQKEGYARVRVDGVIYTLEEALGLRLEKYEKHDIDLVVDRVVLRPEERPRIAESVELALLRGEGLMRVLYPDTGEEELFSEKFACPEHGSVLEELEPRLFSFNAPYGACPDCSGLGYNQVFDPELVVNPELSLAEGAILPWSKGRENGKGYLWDRLRALSEHLGFDMRAPFKTLSPEAQRAVLYGLPEPFEVVFRRGGRETLRFTTSYEGVIPWLEQRYRETESEGLREALEAYMTLKACPSCGGTRYKREVLSVRVGAFNIAEVSAMPVREAKRFFLALAENRLGEVEAELGGYRIRLEGLAEPVERRSLSAFQMQVAAPIWREILSRLGFLEDVGLDYLTLDRAANTLSGGEAQRIRLATQVGSGLTGVLYVLDEPSIGLHPRDNQRLLATLKKLRDLGNTLIVVEHDEETMREADWIVDMGPGAGVHGGEVVAQGPLEAIMAHPQSLTGAYLRGSMRIPVPQARRKGNGKWLVLKGAREHNLKGVTLRIPLGKFVAITGPSGSGKSTLVHDVLYAALARELMRAKTIPGRFDGLEGLEHLDKVIEIDQSPIGRTPRSNPATYTGIFDEIRELFAKTPEARKRGYEAGRFSFNVKGGRCEACGGDGTKKIEMLFLPDIYVQCEVCKGKRYNKETLEVKLRGRNIADVLDMTVEEALEFFQNIPSIARKLQLMLDVGLGYMKLGQPSPTLSGGEAQRIKLATELGRRSTGRTLYILDEPTTGLHFDDVAKLLAVLHRLVEGGNTVVVIEHNMDVVKTADWVIDLGPEGGARGGEIVAEGTPEEVARTNSPTGVFLARIPEIGQRLKVAAD from the coding sequence ATGGACCGCATCGTCGTTCGGGGGGCTAGGGAGCACAACCTGAAGAACATCTCGCTCGAGCTGCCCCGGGGGAAGTTCATCGTGATCACCGGGGTCTCGGGCTCGGGCAAGAGCACGCTGGCCTTCGATACCATCTACGCCGAGGGGCAGCGGCGGTATGTGGAGTCGCTCTCCTCCTATGCCCGCCAGTTCCTGGGGGTGATGGAAAAACCCGAGGTGGAGAGCATCGAAGGGCTCTCCCCGGCCATCTCCATCGACCAGAAAACCACCAGCCACAACCCCCGGTCCACCGTGGGCACCGTGACCGAGGTCCACGACTACTTGCGGCTCCTCTTCGCCCGCGTGGGCACCGCCTACTGCCCCCACTGCGGAAGGCCCATCGAACGCCAGTCGGCCTCGGAAATCACCGACCGGCTCTTCCGCCGGCCCGAGGGCACCCGGGCCATCCTGATGGCCCCGCTGGTGCGGGGGCGCAAGGGGGAGTACCGCAAGGAGTTCCAGCAGCTCCAAAAGGAGGGCTACGCCCGGGTGCGGGTGGACGGGGTGATCTACACCCTGGAAGAGGCCCTGGGCCTCAGGCTGGAAAAGTACGAGAAGCACGACATCGACCTGGTGGTAGACCGGGTGGTCCTGAGGCCGGAGGAACGCCCCCGCATCGCCGAGTCGGTGGAGCTGGCGCTGCTTCGGGGCGAGGGGCTGATGCGCGTGCTGTACCCCGATACAGGGGAGGAAGAGCTTTTCTCCGAGAAGTTCGCCTGCCCCGAGCACGGGAGCGTGCTGGAGGAGCTGGAGCCCCGCCTCTTCTCCTTCAACGCCCCCTACGGGGCCTGCCCGGACTGCTCGGGCCTGGGCTACAACCAGGTCTTTGACCCTGAGCTCGTCGTGAACCCCGAGCTCTCGCTGGCCGAGGGGGCCATCCTTCCCTGGAGCAAGGGCCGCGAGAACGGCAAGGGCTACCTGTGGGACCGGCTCAGGGCCCTCTCAGAGCACCTGGGCTTCGACATGCGGGCCCCCTTCAAAACCCTTTCCCCAGAGGCCCAACGGGCGGTGCTCTACGGCCTGCCCGAGCCCTTCGAGGTGGTCTTTCGGCGGGGCGGGCGCGAGACCCTGCGCTTCACCACCAGCTACGAGGGGGTCATCCCCTGGCTCGAGCAGCGCTACCGCGAGACCGAGTCCGAGGGCCTGCGCGAGGCGCTGGAGGCCTACATGACCCTCAAGGCCTGCCCGAGCTGCGGGGGAACCCGCTACAAGCGCGAGGTGCTCTCGGTGCGGGTGGGGGCCTTCAACATCGCCGAGGTCTCGGCCATGCCGGTGCGGGAGGCCAAGCGCTTCTTCCTGGCCCTGGCCGAGAACCGCCTGGGCGAGGTGGAGGCGGAGCTGGGAGGCTACCGCATCCGCCTGGAGGGGCTGGCCGAGCCCGTGGAGCGCCGCAGCCTGAGCGCCTTCCAGATGCAGGTGGCGGCCCCCATCTGGCGCGAGATTTTAAGCCGGCTGGGCTTTCTGGAGGACGTGGGCCTGGACTACCTGACCCTCGACCGGGCGGCCAACACCCTCTCCGGGGGCGAGGCGCAGCGCATCCGGCTGGCCACCCAGGTGGGCTCGGGCCTCACCGGGGTGCTCTACGTGCTGGACGAACCCTCCATCGGCCTTCACCCCCGCGACAACCAGCGCCTCCTGGCCACCCTCAAAAAGCTGCGCGACCTGGGGAACACCCTCATAGTGGTGGAGCACGACGAGGAGACCATGCGCGAGGCCGACTGGATCGTGGACATGGGGCCTGGGGCCGGGGTGCACGGAGGAGAGGTGGTGGCCCAGGGCCCTCTGGAGGCGATAATGGCCCATCCCCAAAGCCTTACCGGGGCCTACCTGCGGGGCAGCATGCGCATCCCGGTGCCCCAGGCCCGCCGCAAGGGCAACGGCAAGTGGCTGGTGCTCAAGGGCGCGCGGGAGCACAACCTGAAGGGGGTCACCCTGCGCATCCCCCTGGGCAAGTTCGTGGCCATCACCGGGCCCTCGGGCTCGGGCAAGAGCACCCTGGTGCACGATGTGCTCTATGCTGCGCTGGCCCGCGAGCTGATGCGGGCCAAGACCATTCCCGGCCGTTTCGACGGCCTGGAGGGCCTGGAGCACCTAGACAAGGTGATTGAAATCGACCAGTCGCCCATCGGCCGCACCCCTCGCTCCAACCCCGCCACCTACACCGGTATCTTCGACGAGATCCGCGAGCTCTTCGCCAAGACCCCCGAAGCCCGCAAGCGCGGCTACGAGGCCGGTCGCTTCAGCTTCAACGTAAAGGGGGGGCGGTGCGAGGCCTGCGGCGGGGATGGCACCAAGAAGATAGAAATGCTCTTCCTGCCCGACATCTACGTGCAGTGCGAGGTCTGCAAGGGGAAGCGTTACAACAAGGAGACGCTGGAGGTCAAGCTCAGGGGCAGGAACATTGCCGACGTGCTGGACATGACAGTAGAAGAAGCGCTGGAATTCTTCCAAAACATTCCCAGCATCGCCCGCAAGCTCCAGCTCATGCTGGACGTGGGCCTAGGCTACATGAAGCTGGGCCAGCCCTCCCCCACCCTCTCGGGCGGGGAGGCCCAGCGCATCAAGCTGGCTACCGAGCTGGGCCGCCGCTCCACCGGGCGCACCCTCTACATCCTGGACGAGCCCACCACCGGCCTCCACTTCGATGACGTGGCCAAGCTCCTGGCCGTGCTGCACCGGCTGGTGGAGGGGGGCAACACCGTGGTGGTGATTGAGCACAACATGGACGTGGTCAAGACCGCCGACTGGGTCATCGACCTGGGCCCGGAGGGGGGGGCGCGGGGCGGTGAGATTGTGGCCGAGGGCACCCCGGAGGAGGTGGCCCGCACGAACAGCCCCACCGGCGTCTTCCTGGCCCGCATCCCCGAGATTGGCCAGCGCTTGAAGGTGGCCGCTGACTAA
- a CDS encoding replication-associated recombination protein A: MRPRKLEEVVGQEHLTGPGRPLRRMLEERRLASLILWGPPGSGKTTLARLLTEGVGKPVRALSAVNAGVREVREAVAQAEAQGGLVLFLDEIHRFNKAQQDALLPHLESGLLTLIGATTENPSFELTPALRSRARVYTLNPLDQTAIYQLLERALAHPEGLRAQAEPEALHLIAEAAQGDARRALSTLELAASLGRGQVDWQSAKEAIGRGTLAFDKGGQAFYDLISALHKSVRGSHVDAALYYLARMLKGGADPLYLARRLVRMAAEDIGLADPLALRLAVAAKEAYELLGSPEGELVLAELVVYLALAPKSNSVYVAWQKAEQAALEHPEAPVPPHLRNAPTPLLRRLGYAYYHEDPEGSFAQRYLPEGLELVLYEAAGEGWEARVRERLQALRARFGQHGREHRL, encoded by the coding sequence ATGCGGCCACGAAAGTTGGAGGAAGTGGTGGGCCAGGAGCACCTGACCGGCCCAGGCCGGCCCCTGCGCCGGATGCTGGAAGAGCGCCGGTTGGCTTCCCTCATCCTATGGGGGCCGCCGGGAAGCGGCAAAACCACCCTGGCCCGCCTGCTGACCGAAGGGGTCGGAAAACCCGTGCGGGCCCTCTCGGCGGTGAACGCGGGGGTCAGGGAGGTCCGGGAAGCGGTGGCCCAGGCCGAGGCCCAGGGAGGGCTGGTGCTTTTCCTAGACGAGATTCACCGCTTCAACAAAGCCCAGCAGGACGCGCTTTTACCTCATCTGGAGTCGGGGCTTTTGACCCTAATCGGCGCCACCACCGAAAACCCCTCCTTCGAGCTGACCCCTGCTTTGCGCTCCAGGGCCCGGGTGTACACGCTGAATCCCCTGGACCAAACGGCCATCTATCAACTCCTGGAGAGGGCCCTGGCCCACCCCGAGGGCCTGCGGGCCCAGGCCGAACCGGAGGCCCTCCATCTCATCGCCGAGGCTGCCCAGGGCGATGCCCGGCGGGCGCTTTCGACCCTCGAGCTGGCCGCCAGCCTGGGCAGGGGGCAGGTAGATTGGCAAAGCGCGAAGGAGGCCATAGGCCGCGGTACCCTGGCCTTCGACAAGGGGGGCCAGGCCTTCTACGACCTCATCTCGGCCCTGCACAAGTCGGTGCGAGGCAGCCATGTGGACGCGGCCCTGTACTATCTGGCCCGGATGCTGAAGGGAGGGGCCGACCCCCTTTACCTGGCCCGTCGGCTGGTGCGGATGGCGGCGGAGGACATCGGCCTGGCCGACCCCCTGGCGCTGCGGCTGGCGGTGGCTGCCAAGGAGGCTTATGAGCTTTTAGGAAGTCCTGAAGGGGAACTGGTCTTGGCTGAACTGGTGGTCTATCTGGCCCTGGCCCCCAAGTCCAATAGCGTCTACGTAGCCTGGCAAAAGGCCGAGCAGGCCGCCTTGGAGCACCCCGAGGCCCCCGTACCTCCTCACCTGCGCAACGCCCCCACCCCCCTCCTGCGCCGCCTGGGCTACGCCTACTACCACGAGGACCCCGAGGGCAGCTTTGCCCAGCGCTACCTACCCGAAGGGCTGGAGCTGGTCCTCTACGAAGCCGCTGGGGAAGGCTGGGAGGCGCGGGTGCGCGAGCGGCTCCAGGCGCTGCGGGCCCGCTTCGGGCAGCACGGTCGAGAGCACCGCTTATGA
- the dnaB gene encoding replicative DNA helicase → MTTSLEGRVPPHNLDAEASLLGSVLLDSEVLDRLEGYVTAEAFYKEGHRKIWAAMVDLRTRGQPVDLVTVAEALRQAGELESVGGVSYLIGLSENTPTAAYADYYGRIVAEKWTLRRLIAAAGEAMRLAYEEEGSLEEILDAAGRKVLEVSQQGAHVEFRTMRELVHETFERIQQIHDNKGQPDGVKSGFRDLDALIGSLAPGSLNIIAARPSMGKTAFALTIAQHVALREKTGVAIFSLEMPAVQLVTRMLCSEARIDMNRLRQGQLTDRDFSRLVDVAGRIAEAPILIDDSSELTLMELRARARRLHAQQRLGLVVIDYLQLMSGPAQKNGGENRQQEIAQISRGLKGLARELNIPVIALSQLSRAVESRPNKRPMLSDLRESGSIEQDADLVMFIYRDDYYNPHSEKAGIAEIIVGKQRNGPTGTVELQFHPHHVRFNDLAKDDI, encoded by the coding sequence ATGACCACCTCCCTCGAGGGCCGGGTGCCCCCCCACAACCTGGACGCCGAGGCCAGCCTCCTGGGCTCGGTCCTGCTCGACAGCGAGGTGCTGGACCGACTCGAAGGCTACGTCACTGCTGAGGCCTTCTACAAGGAGGGCCACCGCAAAATTTGGGCGGCCATGGTGGACCTGCGGACCCGGGGGCAGCCGGTTGACCTGGTCACGGTCGCCGAGGCCCTGCGCCAGGCGGGGGAGCTGGAGAGCGTGGGCGGGGTGTCCTACCTAATCGGCCTCTCTGAAAACACCCCCACGGCGGCCTACGCCGACTACTACGGGCGCATCGTGGCCGAGAAGTGGACCCTGCGCCGGCTGATTGCCGCGGCTGGGGAGGCCATGCGGCTCGCATACGAGGAGGAAGGGAGCCTGGAAGAAATCCTCGATGCGGCCGGGCGCAAGGTGCTCGAGGTCTCCCAACAGGGGGCCCACGTCGAGTTTCGCACCATGCGGGAGCTGGTCCACGAGACCTTCGAGCGTATCCAGCAGATTCACGACAACAAGGGCCAGCCCGATGGGGTCAAAAGCGGCTTTCGCGACCTCGACGCCCTCATAGGCAGCCTTGCCCCCGGCTCGCTCAACATCATCGCCGCGCGGCCCAGCATGGGCAAGACCGCCTTCGCCCTGACCATTGCCCAACACGTGGCCCTGCGGGAGAAAACCGGGGTGGCTATCTTCTCCCTGGAGATGCCCGCCGTGCAGCTCGTGACCCGGATGCTCTGCTCCGAGGCCCGCATCGACATGAACCGCCTGCGCCAGGGCCAGCTCACCGACCGCGACTTCTCCCGCCTGGTGGACGTGGCCGGCCGCATCGCCGAGGCCCCCATCCTGATCGATGACTCCTCCGAGCTCACCCTGATGGAGCTCAGGGCCCGGGCCCGCCGCCTACACGCCCAGCAGCGGCTGGGCCTGGTGGTCATCGACTACCTGCAGCTCATGTCGGGCCCCGCCCAAAAAAACGGGGGGGAAAACCGCCAGCAGGAGATCGCCCAGATCTCCCGGGGCCTGAAGGGGCTGGCCCGTGAGCTGAACATCCCGGTCATCGCCCTCTCGCAGCTTTCCCGCGCGGTGGAGTCGCGCCCCAACAAAAGGCCCATGCTTTCAGACCTCAGGGAAAGCGGTTCGATCGAGCAGGATGCGGACCTGGTGATGTTCATCTACCGCGACGACTACTACAACCCCCACTCCGAAAAAGCCGGGATTGCCGAAATTATCGTGGGCAAACAGCGCAACGGCCCCACCGGCACGGTGGAGCTCCAGTTCCACCCCCACCACGTGCGCTTCAACGACCTGGCCAAGGATGACATATAG
- a CDS encoding sulfite oxidase-like oxidoreductase yields MFGAFFKPKNPRVPPGQILTEKFPVLTYGPVPDLKPEEVRLELTGLVEESRVLGWSDLMALPQTEQVADFHCVTRWSRLDVRWGGVRVLDLMPLVRLSPEVQHVLVYCYGGYTTNLPLEDFLRPENLLAHTLFDRPLPREHGGPLRLVVPHLYAWKSAKWVRGFRFLAQEELGFWEQNGYHRRGDPWKEERFSEAG; encoded by the coding sequence ATGTTCGGCGCTTTTTTCAAGCCCAAGAACCCGCGGGTACCCCCAGGCCAGATTCTCACCGAGAAGTTCCCGGTCCTCACCTACGGCCCCGTTCCCGACCTCAAGCCTGAGGAGGTGAGGCTCGAGCTCACCGGGTTGGTGGAAGAGTCCAGGGTCCTGGGCTGGTCCGACCTCATGGCCCTGCCCCAGACCGAGCAGGTGGCCGATTTTCACTGCGTGACCCGCTGGAGCAGGCTGGATGTCCGCTGGGGCGGGGTGCGGGTTCTAGACCTGATGCCGTTGGTGCGCCTTTCCCCTGAGGTGCAGCACGTGTTGGTCTACTGCTACGGCGGCTATACCACCAACCTGCCGCTGGAGGATTTCCTGCGCCCGGAGAACCTGCTGGCCCACACCCTCTTCGACCGGCCCCTGCCGCGCGAGCACGGGGGGCCCTTGCGGCTGGTGGTGCCCCATCTTTACGCCTGGAAGAGCGCCAAATGGGTGCGGGGCTTCCGCTTTCTAGCCCAGGAAGAGCTGGGCTTTTGGGAGCAGAACGGCTACCACCGCCGGGGCGACCCCTGGAAGGAGGAGCGCTTCAGCGAGGCAGGCTGA
- the plsY gene encoding glycerol-3-phosphate 1-O-acyltransferase PlsY, with protein MEWLALLLAYLFGAIPAGAWVARHRGVDIQKVGSGNIGATNVLRTLGAGPALLVAAFDVLKGGIAVWVARGLGLEGPWLGGVAVAAVLGHNYSVFLRFTGGKGVATSFGTLLFLDLMVALLTLPVGMLTMLLTRFVSAGSMVGGLTAVVVSVALGRPLWLVLTLAGLAALIFWTHRENIRRLQQGQERRLGEKG; from the coding sequence GTGGAATGGTTGGCCTTGCTGCTGGCTTATCTGTTTGGCGCCATCCCGGCAGGGGCCTGGGTGGCCCGCCACCGCGGGGTGGATATACAGAAGGTGGGCTCGGGCAACATCGGGGCCACCAACGTGCTGCGCACCCTGGGCGCGGGCCCAGCGCTGCTGGTAGCGGCCTTTGACGTTCTTAAGGGGGGGATTGCGGTCTGGGTGGCCCGGGGGCTGGGCCTGGAAGGGCCCTGGCTGGGGGGGGTAGCTGTGGCCGCGGTGCTGGGCCACAACTACTCGGTCTTCCTGCGCTTTACGGGGGGTAAGGGGGTGGCCACCAGCTTTGGCACCCTGCTTTTTCTGGACCTCATGGTCGCCCTTCTCACCCTGCCGGTGGGGATGCTGACCATGCTGCTTACCCGCTTCGTTTCGGCCGGCAGCATGGTGGGGGGCCTGACCGCGGTGGTGGTGAGCGTTGCCCTGGGCCGCCCCCTTTGGCTCGTGCTGACCCTGGCAGGGCTGGCCGCGCTTATCTTTTGGACCCACCGCGAGAACATCCGGCGTCTTCAGCAGGGGCAGGAGCGCCGGCTGGGGGAAAAGGGTTAG
- a CDS encoding VanW family protein encodes MRRAALVGSAVFTGLVLGWAAFERYHLERIYPGVVAAGVPVGGLTLEEATARIAAASANQPPPRLTLKAGAAQLEVSADTLGWRPDPRATAERAFAVGRSRLAERIAALRGQVQIPLVAHLEAAAVEQQLRSIARRLERPPRDARVVYRNGRFEVEREVVGVRLDIQAALETYLRHPEVQVLEFFPQPLPPRLTAGMLEGVAARANELLRPVALVYETPGGESYRRLLSPAEVAALLQVGEELRPDRKKLAELIAQFAARHDRLPIDARYVAGPKGELRIQPEQNGFKLNQPESLRRLEALLLRPDLTELRLKAVPKRAQVRAADLPRPEALTLLAEATTTYAGSSPERIANIHAAARNLDGYIVLPGEVFDFNRAVGSISLENGFKEALVISGGRTVKGVGGGVCQVSTTAFRALYQAGLPILERHHHAYRVRWYDPIVGYDAAVYQPYLNLRARNDTPGPLVVRTRYTRSSLTVQLYGVPDGRVVVVSPPTILERTPHPPPQYIVDQSLSPGEVKQVDWAVDGFRTRITRTITRPDGQVETHELHSNFRPWRAVYLVGPPASEVGKTP; translated from the coding sequence ATGAGGCGCGCAGCGCTGGTAGGCTCTGCCGTGTTCACCGGGCTGGTGCTGGGGTGGGCAGCCTTTGAGCGCTACCACCTGGAGCGCATCTACCCCGGGGTGGTGGCCGCAGGGGTGCCGGTAGGCGGCCTGACCCTGGAGGAGGCCACAGCGCGCATCGCCGCGGCGAGCGCAAACCAGCCCCCACCCCGCCTCACCCTGAAGGCCGGTGCAGCGCAGCTCGAGGTCTCCGCCGACACCCTGGGCTGGCGGCCCGACCCCCGGGCCACCGCTGAGCGGGCCTTTGCGGTGGGGCGCAGCCGCCTGGCCGAGCGCATCGCCGCGCTGCGGGGACAGGTCCAGATTCCCCTGGTGGCCCATCTGGAGGCCGCCGCCGTGGAACAGCAGCTCAGGTCCATTGCCCGCCGCCTCGAGCGCCCGCCCCGCGACGCGCGGGTGGTCTACAGAAACGGGCGCTTCGAGGTGGAGCGGGAGGTGGTAGGGGTCAGGCTCGATATCCAGGCCGCGCTGGAAACCTACCTGCGCCACCCCGAGGTGCAAGTCCTCGAGTTCTTTCCCCAACCCCTCCCCCCCCGCCTGACCGCAGGGATGCTGGAAGGGGTGGCGGCCCGGGCCAACGAGCTTTTGCGGCCGGTCGCCCTGGTCTACGAAACCCCAGGGGGGGAATCCTACCGCCGCCTTCTTTCCCCAGCCGAGGTGGCCGCGCTGCTCCAGGTGGGCGAGGAGCTTCGACCCGACCGAAAAAAGCTGGCCGAGCTGATAGCCCAGTTCGCCGCCCGCCACGACCGTCTCCCGATTGACGCGCGCTATGTGGCGGGGCCCAAGGGGGAGCTGAGGATTCAACCCGAACAGAACGGCTTCAAGCTCAACCAGCCGGAAAGCCTGCGGCGGCTCGAGGCGCTGCTCCTGCGCCCCGACCTTACCGAGCTGCGGCTCAAGGCGGTGCCCAAACGGGCGCAGGTGCGGGCCGCCGACCTGCCCCGGCCCGAAGCCCTCACCCTGCTGGCCGAGGCCACCACCACCTATGCTGGCTCGAGCCCTGAGCGCATCGCCAACATCCACGCGGCAGCGCGCAACCTCGACGGTTACATCGTGCTGCCCGGGGAGGTCTTCGACTTCAACCGGGCGGTGGGGTCCATCAGCCTGGAAAACGGCTTCAAGGAGGCCCTGGTCATCTCTGGGGGGCGCACGGTCAAGGGGGTGGGGGGCGGGGTCTGCCAGGTCTCCACCACCGCCTTCCGCGCCCTCTACCAGGCCGGGCTGCCCATCCTGGAACGCCACCACCACGCCTACCGGGTGCGCTGGTACGACCCCATCGTGGGCTACGACGCGGCGGTCTACCAGCCCTACCTCAACCTGCGGGCTCGGAACGACACCCCAGGCCCGCTGGTGGTGCGTACCCGCTACACCCGCTCGAGCCTCACCGTGCAGCTCTACGGCGTTCCCGACGGCCGGGTGGTGGTGGTCTCCCCTCCCACCATCCTAGAGCGCACCCCTCACCCCCCGCCGCAGTACATCGTGGACCAGAGCCTATCCCCGGGGGAGGTCAAGCAGGTGGACTGGGCGGTGGACGGCTTCCGCACCCGCATCACCCGCACCATCACCCGCCCCGATGGCCAGGTGGAAACCCACGAGCTGCACTCCAACTTTCGCCCCTGGCGGGCGGTCTATCTGGTGGGCCCGCCTGCCAGTGAGGTGGGAAAAACCCCCTAA
- a CDS encoding diguanylate cyclase, whose protein sequence is MLVPMGLSLLPWVLVLLGLSPLWLFPRQGSLYPGVLFLLAALLLAATASLYARTSLGPRLRLLWVLGLSSMGTLMALLAAQDLAQAPEGVAVAAAGVGLLGTSLFLLGLFFLGQEALLLLPRPASSGVLPGGALQGLAPSLEALAAVRPVTLLLLHTSPEQPGDELLRLLRQPDMVFELKPGQFLLVLQGSGPEGAQSAFRRIRQSLAIRAYAVLPLKGVSLQQALRQLEGELQHYYLTQH, encoded by the coding sequence ATGCTGGTACCCATGGGGTTGTCCCTTTTGCCCTGGGTGCTGGTTTTGCTGGGGTTATCGCCTCTTTGGCTTTTTCCGCGCCAAGGTAGCCTCTACCCTGGGGTGCTCTTCCTGCTGGCTGCTCTGCTGCTGGCGGCCACGGCCAGCCTTTACGCCCGGACCTCCTTGGGCCCCAGGCTGCGCCTGCTTTGGGTGCTGGGGCTTTCCAGCATGGGCACCCTGATGGCCCTTCTGGCGGCCCAGGACCTGGCCCAGGCCCCCGAGGGGGTGGCGGTGGCGGCCGCAGGGGTGGGCCTGCTGGGGACCAGTTTGTTTTTGCTGGGCCTCTTCTTCCTGGGGCAAGAAGCGCTGCTCCTGCTTCCCAGGCCGGCCTCCTCAGGGGTTCTGCCTGGGGGGGCCTTGCAGGGTTTGGCGCCGAGCCTGGAGGCGCTGGCGGCGGTGCGGCCGGTCACCCTCCTTTTGCTTCACACCTCGCCCGAGCAGCCAGGGGACGAGCTGCTGCGGCTTCTGCGCCAACCGGACATGGTCTTCGAGCTAAAACCAGGCCAGTTTTTACTGGTTCTCCAGGGCAGCGGCCCGGAGGGGGCCCAGTCGGCTTTTCGTCGCATCCGGCAGAGCCTGGCCATCCGGGCCTATGCGGTGCTTCCCCTAAAGGGCGTGAGCCTCCAGCAGGCCCTGCGGCAGCTCGAGGGGGAGCTGCAGCACTACTACCTAACCCAGCATTAG
- a CDS encoding DNA adenine methylase gives MGLEAHAPMIKYIGSKRALLPWILGTIEKIHAITPLRRAVDLFSGSARVGHALKARGFYVIANDHATYAYVLAQALIEADARAYPPQALAPILARLMALKPQPGWFTQVYCHEARYFHPKNGARIEAIRTAIEAYEDPRLRAILLTSLLLAADRVDSTTGIQMAYLKRWAPRAHRDLCLAYPPLLPGAGEAHQADALALAEGLSADLFYLDPPYNQHAYLGNYHVWETLVRFDRPRTYGVARKRSDVQSRKSPFNSRKEARGALERLLASIKAPHLLLSFNDEGFFQAQEIEAMLADWGFVVRLSRPYRRYVGARIGIYNPRGEKVGRVSHTENHEFLFVATQHRRVYQALRACAG, from the coding sequence ATGGGCCTCGAGGCCCACGCGCCCATGATTAAGTACATCGGCTCTAAGCGGGCCCTTCTGCCCTGGATTCTTGGGACCATCGAAAAAATCCACGCCATCACCCCCCTACGGCGCGCCGTCGACCTCTTTTCCGGCAGCGCCCGGGTGGGCCATGCCCTCAAGGCCCGGGGCTTCTACGTCATCGCCAACGATCACGCCACCTACGCCTACGTGCTGGCCCAGGCCCTGATAGAGGCCGACGCCCGGGCCTACCCCCCCCAGGCCCTGGCCCCCATCCTGGCCCGGCTGATGGCCCTGAAACCCCAGCCTGGCTGGTTCACCCAGGTCTACTGCCACGAGGCCCGGTACTTCCACCCCAAGAACGGGGCCCGCATAGAGGCCATCCGAACGGCCATCGAGGCCTACGAAGACCCCAGGCTCAGGGCCATCCTGCTCACCAGCCTCTTGCTGGCCGCCGACAGGGTGGACTCCACCACCGGGATTCAGATGGCCTACCTGAAGCGCTGGGCCCCCCGGGCCCACCGCGACCTCTGCCTGGCCTACCCCCCTCTGCTTCCCGGCGCGGGGGAGGCCCACCAGGCCGACGCGCTGGCGCTGGCCGAGGGGCTCTCGGCCGACCTCTTCTACCTGGACCCGCCCTACAACCAGCACGCCTATTTGGGCAACTACCACGTTTGGGAAACCCTGGTGCGCTTCGACCGGCCGAGGACCTACGGTGTGGCCAGAAAACGCAGCGACGTCCAGAGCCGCAAAAGCCCCTTCAACTCCAGAAAAGAGGCCCGGGGAGCCCTAGAGCGCCTGCTCGCCTCCATCAAAGCCCCTCATCTCCTGCTTTCCTTCAACGACGAGGGTTTCTTCCAGGCCCAAGAGATCGAGGCCATGCTGGCCGATTGGGGCTTCGTGGTCCGGCTCTCGAGGCCCTACAGGCGCTACGTGGGGGCCCGCATCGGCATCTACAACCCTCGGGGGGAGAAGGTGGGGCGGGTAAGCCACACCGAAAACCACGAGTTCCTGTTTGTGGCCACCCAGCATCGCCGGGTCTACCAGGCCCTCCGCGCCTGTGCCGGTTAG